TCTTTCATAGTATGCCCTTATGGTTTCACCAAACCTGATGGGCATCTTCTGTGAAGTATCCGTCGCGATCCTTTGCGGGGTGTCGGGCAGGTACGAGTTTGGAAGTCTGATGTTTATCACCTCGTTCAGGAACTCCCTTGGGTTGATGATCCTGGGATCCACCACAACTTTTATGCCTTCTTCTCCAACACCTTCCACGAGTTTTTTCAGCAGGGGATCTTTCATTTCATCTGCTATCTTTTTGTATCCCAGAAGGCATCCAAAGACTGCCAAAGCAGTGTGAAGCGGGTTCAAGCAGGTGGTTACTTTCATTCTCTCAGCCTTTTCGACGGTTTCTCTGTCCGTCAGAAAGATGTTCCTGTCCGCGCCTTCGAGTTTTGGCCTGCCGTTTGGAAAACTGTCCTCTATCACCAGATACTGAGCCCACTCCATGTTCACGAAGGGGGCGATGTGTGTTTTCTTGGATGTTACGAAGATCTCCATCCCTTCGATGCCCAGTTCTTCCAGGTGTTTTTTGATGAACTCAGAGGGTCCCGGAACGATCTTGTCTATCATGCTCCAGGGGAAAGCAGCGTCTTTCTCCAAGTAATCCAGGAACTCTTTCTCCACCAGACCGTTCTTCACCCATTCTTCCGATATTCTCCTCACAGAGTCATAGAGCTTTTCCCCGTTTTTGGAGAAGTTGTCGAGACTGAGAAGGGCGATTGGGAGTCTTCCTGCCTTGAATCTTTCGTAAAGCAGAGCAGTAACTTTGCCCATAGATGTTTGAGGAGAGGTCGGTCCGCTCTTCATATCTTCTATCACTTGAGGAAAGAGATTCCCAGCCTGGTCTTCTATGTTGTAACCTTTTTCCGTGATAGTGAAGGAAGCAAACTGAAGCGAAGGACTCCTGAAGATCTCTTTTGCTCTCTCCCAGTCAGGATGTGATGGATCACCTTTGAGTGCTTCCATCACACTTGCTATGATTCTTTTTTCGAAGTTTCCGTCTGGCTTTATGGTGACCGCTATGGAGAGATTGTCGTAAGGTGTGTAAACTCTGTCAATGACCTCGTAATCAAAAAGTTCTATCACGTTGATTCCAACATCTTCTTTTCCCTCTTCCAGAAGATTTTGAAGCACAGCAGCGACGAAACCCCTGAATATGTTTCCGCCACCGAAGTGAACCCATTTTGGCTGTTTCTTCGTGTTCGCTTCTACCTTCTCAAGATCAAAGTAAGGGGGTTTGACACCTATCTTTTCCCACGCTTTTCTTTCTTTCACTGTCTCTCTGTTGAGACGCATATTCTCACCTCCTCATCTCTCCACACGACCTGAGGTAGCACCGGACGCTAGCTTCTCGATCTCTTCCACACTGAGAACCGCAAAATCTCCGGGTATCGTGTGCTTGAGGCAGGATGCTGCGGCAGCGAACTCTGCTTTCTTCTGTGGGTCAAATTCCATCAAGCTTCCGTAAATCAAAGCTCCGGCGAAGCTGTCTCCCGCTCCCACTCTGTCCACTATGTGTATCTTGTATCTGGTCGAGAAATGGGGCCGGCTGTTTTCGTAGACCATGACGGACCAGTAATTAATGGTTGCAGAAACACTCTCCCTGAGTGTAATTCCCACAGTTCTAAATTCATATTTCCTCGTGACCTCTTCAGCAACCTTCACATAAGCTTCTCTGTTGAGTTTTCCCGTTTTCAGGTCGAGACCTTCAACTGGAATCCCCAGCACTTTTTCGATATCTTCTTCGTTCGCTATCAGAACATCTACGTACTCCATGAACGGAATCATCACCCTCTGGGCTTCTTCTTTCGACCAAAGCCTTGCTCTGTAGTTCAAGTCACAGCTCACAATTACATCTTTCTTCTTGGCGATTCTCAGAGCTTCTTCGAGAATGAGAGGGAGTTCCTTTCCAAGGGGAGGTGTGATTCCAGAAAAGTGGAACCATTTCGCACTATCCAGTATCTTCTCCCAGTCGAAATCTTCCTTCTTGGCCTCCGAGATAGCTGAATGTGCCCTATCGTAAACGACCTTGCTGGGTCTCTGGGAGACTCCTATTTCAAGAAAGTATATACCTATTCTGTTTCCGCCTCTCACAATGTAATCTGTCCTCACACCGAACTTTCTCAAGTGACCAATTGCAGCGTCTCCCAGCGGGTTATTTGGGAGTTTCGTTACAAAATATGCGCCCACACCCATCTGGGCGAGGAAAGCCGCCACGTTCGCTTCTGCACCACCGTAAGTGGCGTCGAAACTATCTGCCTGGAAAATCCTTTTGTAGTTAGGGGGTGAGAGCCTTAGCATGATCTCTCCAAACGTTACCACTTTCATCCTGTGCACCCCCTGATCTTTTCTATGAATTTCCTTGCTTTTTCCCTTACTTCATTTGGAGTTCCTTTCACGAGGGCACTTCCGACTCCCACAGCAAGAACTCCCGCTTCAAACCACTCGCACACGTTGTCTAGGTTTACCCCACCAGTCGGAACAAATTTGATCTCCGGGAAAGGTCCTCTCATTGCCCTCACGAATCGAGTTCCTAGCAGTTCCCCCGGAAAAAGCTTCAATATTCTGTGACCAAGCTTCATGGCCTTCACGATTTCGGTTGGTGTCATAACACCTGGCATGTAGAAAACACCCTTTTCTTTGCAGAAACGAGAGATCTCTTCGTCGAGATGAGGACTAACAATGAACTCTGCACCGCTTTCTATGGCTCTTTTACACTGCTCAACGCTCGTGACGGTACCTGCTCCTACAACGGCTCCTTTTTTCTTCAGAAAAGAGATCTCCCTGATGGCACTATCAGCGTCCGGAACGGTGAAGGTGATTTCGATCAGACGAACTTCTCCCTCGAAAACAGCCAGCGCTTTTTCCTTTGCCTCCTCAACACTACTTGCCCTCATGACTGCTATGATCCTGTGTTTTTTCAAGAGTTCTTCCATCTTCATCCCTCCTGATATGTGATGTTTAAGTTTTTAATTATTCAAAACAACCTCCGTTTGAGATTTCAATATCCAAGCTTTCTCGATATCTCCGCAGCGGTCTCTTTGAGAACTCTAGCGTATATCTGTGTTTTTTCTTTCGTAAACTTCTGTGCTGTGCCCGAGATACTCATAGCAGCGATGGGATAGCCGTTGTGATCAAAAATGGGAACACCCACACACATGATGCCTATTTCGTTTTCTTCGTTGTCTATAGCGTAGCCTTGTTTTCGAACTTTTGCGAGTTCCCTCTTCAGCGCGCCAGGATCTGTTATGGTGTTCGGTGTTTTCGGTTTCAGTTCAACAAGATGTAAATACTCTTCGAGTTCTTTGCTCGGCAGAAAAGCAAGTATCGCTTTCCCAGAGGCTGTGGAATAAAGATCTG
This window of the Thermotoga sp. genome carries:
- the uxuB gene encoding D-mannonate dehydrogenase UxuB, with product MRLNRETVKERKAWEKIGVKPPYFDLEKVEANTKKQPKWVHFGGGNIFRGFVAAVLQNLLEEGKEDVGINVIELFDYEVIDRVYTPYDNLSIAVTIKPDGNFEKRIIASVMEALKGDPSHPDWERAKEIFRSPSLQFASFTITEKGYNIEDQAGNLFPQVIEDMKSGPTSPQTSMGKVTALLYERFKAGRLPIALLSLDNFSKNGEKLYDSVRRISEEWVKNGLVEKEFLDYLEKDAAFPWSMIDKIVPGPSEFIKKHLEELGIEGMEIFVTSKKTHIAPFVNMEWAQYLVIEDSFPNGRPKLEGADRNIFLTDRETVEKAERMKVTTCLNPLHTALAVFGCLLGYKKIADEMKDPLLKKLVEGVGEEGIKVVVDPRIINPREFLNEVINIRLPNSYLPDTPQRIATDTSQKMPIRFGETIRAYYERSDLDPRDLKYIPLVISGWCRYLIGIDDEGKEMQLSPDPLLENLRSYVSKIKFGDPNSVSDHLKPILSSPQLFRVNLYEVGLGEKVEELFRKMITGPGAVRKTLEEVIGRENG
- a CDS encoding sugar kinase; translated protein: MKVVTFGEIMLRLSPPNYKRIFQADSFDATYGGAEANVAAFLAQMGVGAYFVTKLPNNPLGDAAIGHLRKFGVRTDYIVRGGNRIGIYFLEIGVSQRPSKVVYDRAHSAISEAKKEDFDWEKILDSAKWFHFSGITPPLGKELPLILEEALRIAKKKDVIVSCDLNYRARLWSKEEAQRVMIPFMEYVDVLIANEEDIEKVLGIPVEGLDLKTGKLNREAYVKVAEEVTRKYEFRTVGITLRESVSATINYWSVMVYENSRPHFSTRYKIHIVDRVGAGDSFAGALIYGSLMEFDPQKKAEFAAAASCLKHTIPGDFAVLSVEEIEKLASGATSGRVER
- the eda gene encoding bifunctional 4-hydroxy-2-oxoglutarate aldolase/2-dehydro-3-deoxy-phosphogluconate aldolase, producing MEELLKKHRIIAVMRASSVEEAKEKALAVFEGEVRLIEITFTVPDADSAIREISFLKKKGAVVGAGTVTSVEQCKRAIESGAEFIVSPHLDEEISRFCKEKGVFYMPGVMTPTEIVKAMKLGHRILKLFPGELLGTRFVRAMRGPFPEIKFVPTGGVNLDNVCEWFEAGVLAVGVGSALVKGTPNEVREKARKFIEKIRGCTG